The Flavobacterium psychrotrophum region GAAACTGGGCCGGAAACAACTGCCAGTGTAGATGTAATGCCATTATTTCCGGGAGGTATGTCTAAATTTTATGAGCAGGTAGGCCGCAAATACCGTATACCTGAAACCGACAGGGAAATGACTGCTAAAGTATATGTTTCCTTTATTATAGAAAAAGACGGTACCATGACCCATGTACAAGTACTGCGCGATCCTATACCGGGGCTTGGTCTTGGCAAAGAAGCGTTAAGGGTACTTGAGAGCATGAAGACGAAATGGACTCCCGGCAAGAAAAAAGGCCAGGATGTAAGAACAGCTTATACACTGCCCATTATTGTAAATATAAAATAAAACAAAGCCCCATAAGCCATGTGCCTTAATGGGGCTTTTTAATTAACGTGAGTTCGATTTATGCGAATCATAAGATATTTAACCTCTAAATTTTATACCTACAAGGTCTTGAAGGCACAGGTGTTCGAAAGAGTTTAAAGAGTTGGCTGACTATCCAAATAATACTATTCAGCTTCGGAGAAGCGGCATATCTATAGAAAATGGATAGGGTATGGTAGGAGTTCCGGAGAAACGTAACACAATTACAAAAATATGCCGCTCCTCCGCTATCTAACCGGCAAAACTAGTTGTCCTAACATCTAAGTCCTGAAGACCTTGCAGGAACCATAAATAATCCAATCTGTGCTAACCTGCAAGGCTTTTTTAACCTTGTAGGTCTTGTAGGTTTGGTTTTGAAAAGAAAAATAACACCTTAACTCGAACTCACGTTAATTAATAACCCAAAGCTATAAACTTCTTCTCAAGCCTATTTTCTATAATTTCATATCCATAGTTATTGAGATGTATGACATCTGACCGCATACCTTCAGGAAATACACCTTGAGATATATCTTCAAGATCGGCTTGTGTGGGCTTATAACCTATTGCTGCCATTTCGGCGGTAGTGGGCGGTGTGGCATCCACATAGTTATCCGGAAAATGGCTTTTCAAGCTGTTGTTAAAAACCTTGATTGCGCTAAATCTATCAGTACCCGGCTCATTAAGACCCAGTAATATACCTATAACAATAAAACGCTTAGGGCTTTCCGGCATACTCAATGCCTGATCATATCTTGAAAGCAACAACTCATAGTCAGTATCATTTCTGCCAATCCAGTAAATATTTACAGCTTCTTTATAATTTGTTGCGGCAAATGGTATAAATAAACTGCCTGGGTTTATAGCATCTGTAACAGAAACATTTGATGACTGCAAAAAATAGTCTCCACCAGTATAAGACAATATAGCAGGTTTATTATTTACCATTCCGCTAATACTCCTATTGTCAGAATCTGCAGGTGTAAAAAGCAAATTTTGACTGCTTGTAGCTCTTTTAAGCGTAGTACCACTAAAAGCGTTTCCTTCTACAGAAATCGTTACAGGTATAGCTCCTGACCTCGACAGGATGCCACTGCTGCCCTGCCCGTTTATGGCATCGTTAACTACAATGTAGTTTGAAAAATCTGCCTGAAAAAGGTTAGGTACTGATCCCGTATTTGTTAGTTCACCTCCTACTGTAAGACTATCTCCGTTAAATTTTACAATTTTTAAATTATCATGATATTTTATATGCACGATAATTGTTTCACCTGCAGCATCAATTTGAGGAATTTGTCTTACACGGCAAAACTTCATCGACATTTCATCTATCGCATATGACCTCGTAACAGTAGAGCCCACAGAGGTAGTATTGTTGCTATTGGGCTCTAAAACATAGAGCGTCTCCCAATCTTTAAGGTTATTGCTACCTTCTATTACATATTCGATTTGAGGATTACCCTCAAAATCAATCGTCACATCGTCTACACTGGACAGAGGAAAAACAAATGCTGAAGAAGGATTTCCGGTACCAGAGACGTTAATTAAATCCACTTCTTTAAGAGGCGGGTTCACGGGTAATTGATCAGCCTGACTATCGTCATTATTGCATGAAAACAGTATAAGCGCTAACATTGTAAAAATAGTAAATCTTGACATAGCAATCAGTATTTTAAATTATATATATTAAATTTAGCACACAAAACTCCTTTATAATACACACAATAACAATCCTTTAAGACACATATATCACATTAAACATTTTAATTCTGAAAAATTAAATAATCAAGAAAATTTGCACATAATAATACATATTATAAATGTTTTATATAAGTAGACGTTAATTGTAACAACCATAAATGCCATTACCGTTTATGTAGCCGTATTATATTTAACCGTATCTTTGTAGCCTAAAGTTTTGCTGTTTATTATATGGAAACTGTATTAGATACTGCCAGGCCTGTTGCTCAAAACGGCCTTTTGACACAAAAACCAAAATGGCTTAGGGTAAAACTCCCTACGGGCCAAAAATATACCGAACTCCGTGGGCTTGTAGACAAATACAAGCTTAATACTATATGTACATCCGGCAGCTGCCCTAATATGGGCGAATGCTGGGGCGAAGGGACTGCTACCTTTATGATACTGGGCAATACCTGTACGCGTTCATGCGGCTTTTGTGGTGTAAAAACCGGAAGGCCTGAAACCGTAGAATGGGATGAGCCTGAAAAAGTAGCGCGTTCTATTAAGATAATGAACATTAAGCATGCTGTTATTACCAGTGTAGACCGTGACGATCTTAAAGATGGTGGATCTATTATTTGGGGAGAAACCGTAAAGGCCATCCGCAGGATGAACCCTACCACTACGCTTGAAACCCTTATACCCGATTTTCAGGGTATGACACGTAATATAGACCGTATTGTAGACGTACATCCAGAGGTGGTTTCGCACAACATGGAAACCGTAAAGCGCCTTACCCGCGAAGTGCGTATACAGGCAAAATACGAGCGTAGCCTTGAGGTTTTACGCTACCTGAAAGCCAGCGGTATTAACCGTACAAAATCGGGCATTATGCTTGGACTTGGCGAAACCGAGGCCGAAGTACTTCAAACCATGGAAGACCTGCGCAATGTAAATCTTGACGTACTTACCATAGGGCAGTACCTGCAACCGAGCAAAAGGCACCTTCCTGTAAAAGAGTTTATAACTCCTGACCAGTTCAAAAAATATGAGACGATAGGCCTGGAGATGGGCTTCCGCCATGTAGAGAGTGGTGCGTTAGTACGTTCATCTTACAAAGCGCAGAAGCATATACTTTAAGTTTGTTTAAGTTTTAAAGTTTAAAGTTTTTTTGAAAATTGTGAGGAGCGCTCTGTCATTCTGAGCGCAGCGGAGTTGAAGAATCTCACTTACAAGACAGATAATCTTATTGTAATCACGGTACAAGTACGCCCTGTCATTGCTAGCGCAGGAGCGGATCGTAGCAATCTTATCTTATTTCTAACGCATTAAATTAGAATAAACCTTGCAATTCACTAAACTCCACACCACAAGGCTTGTACTAACATTAGTAACCCAGAAAGTACTGGATTACGTTTATGCGCAGTATACTGATGCCCAGCTTATGGAGTTTTTTGGACTTGCCTCAGAAGCTTTGGAACAGGAACGCTATAAGCATACAAACGGGCTGTGTACATTCAACAAAACAATTTTATACTTTACACTGACAGATAAAAACACCGGCAAGGTTATAGGCTACTGCGGCTACCACACCTGGTATACAGACCATAATCGTGCTGAAATTTTTTACGGACTTCATAATGATGCATACAAACAACAGGGCATTATAACCGAAGCACTCAATACCATCATCCCATATGGGTTTAATGAAATGAAACTACATCGTATTGAAGCCATGACGGCTACGTATAACATTGCCAGCAATAAGACACTGACAAAATTCGGGTTTATTCAGGAAGGTGTACTACGTGAACACTATCTTGTTGATGGCGTTATGGAAGACTCACTTATGTTTTCGCTTTTAAAACATGAATATACTTTGTAAATTTGCTTGACTATCTTTTCAAAAATGAAAAAAACAAAAATAGCCATTAACGGTTTTGGTCGCATAGGCCGTAACCTTTTCAGGCTCCTGCT contains the following coding sequences:
- a CDS encoding GNAT family N-acetyltransferase produces the protein MQFTKLHTTRLVLTLVTQKVLDYVYAQYTDAQLMEFFGLASEALEQERYKHTNGLCTFNKTILYFTLTDKNTGKVIGYCGYHTWYTDHNRAEIFYGLHNDAYKQQGIITEALNTIIPYGFNEMKLHRIEAMTATYNIASNKTLTKFGFIQEGVLREHYLVDGVMEDSLMFSLLKHEYTL
- the lipA gene encoding lipoyl synthase, translated to METVLDTARPVAQNGLLTQKPKWLRVKLPTGQKYTELRGLVDKYKLNTICTSGSCPNMGECWGEGTATFMILGNTCTRSCGFCGVKTGRPETVEWDEPEKVARSIKIMNIKHAVITSVDRDDLKDGGSIIWGETVKAIRRMNPTTTLETLIPDFQGMTRNIDRIVDVHPEVVSHNMETVKRLTREVRIQAKYERSLEVLRYLKASGINRTKSGIMLGLGETEAEVLQTMEDLRNVNLDVLTIGQYLQPSKRHLPVKEFITPDQFKKYETIGLEMGFRHVESGALVRSSYKAQKHIL